The following proteins are encoded in a genomic region of Vigna radiata var. radiata cultivar VC1973A unplaced genomic scaffold, Vradiata_ver6 scaffold_51, whole genome shotgun sequence:
- the LOC106780647 gene encoding BTB/POZ domain-containing protein At2g13690, with product MDPFHHRRRHRHRHRRRTWCCSFAVPPSSPDNITASKPLPPRKPEPNSKPTFSLPTSPKSRIPARIDPRRILSPGRVSPIDSDPVAATSAPSPSPEPPLPRSPAPVAGDRDVRMSLRGKNGGCMVLEVNSGVLCSNSEVFAGLIEDYKKGAASWSGSNKMCRIEVPEVENLGVFRETIELMFENDDCLTKRLLNIGVFRCIDVLEVSAGIMFTKGVLSCLQYLEAVPWTEEEEEKLRSLFTRFKFDEATTRDILGRLYLHDSADCSYQSNVARQLVWSITTCVDVNARNELKSLVKGLLCKSSVYEKNHLDLNKDDLYSVGHACLDSLSSLFEEASDTIPPENLTKKDKNKPLIERISRQVDNINWLLEIMLDRQIAEDFVNIWADQHQLVKMHDSASPMIRYELSRVSAILFIAMATRKLQCRLEARSGLLQAWFRPMLLDFGWLQRCRRGLDIKVLQEAMGQTLLTLPLNQQYILFMEWFRHFSSHGTECPNLSKAFQIWWRRSFLRGSETHAIESR from the exons ATGGACCCTTTCCACCATCGCCgccgccaccgccaccgccaccgccgCCGCACGTGGTGCTGCTCCTTCGCAGTCCCTCCCTCCAGTCCCGACAACATCACCGCTTCCAAACCTCTTCCCCCACGCAAGCCCGAACCCAACTCCAAACCCACGTTCTCCCTCCCGACCTCCCCCAAATCCCGCATCCCCGCTCGGATCGACCCTCGCCGTATCCTCTCTCCGGGAAGAGTCTCCCCCATTGACTCCGATCCCGTAGCCGCTACCTCCGCTCCCTCCCCCTCTCCCGAACCGCCGCTTCCACGATCTCCGGCACCGGTAGCCGGCGACAGGGATGTGAGGATGAGCCTGAGAGGGAAGAACGGCGGGTGCATGGTTCTGGAGGTGAACTCCGGGGTTTTGTGCTCGAATTCCGAAGTGTTCGCGGGGTTGATAGAGGATTACAAGAAAGGGGCTGCGTCTTGGAGTGGAAGTAACAAAATGTGTAGAATAGAGGTTCCTGAAGTTGAGAACTTGGGCGTGTTCAGAGAGACAATTGAGCTCATGTTTGAAAACGACGATTGCCTCACCAAACGACTTCTTAACATCGGCGTTTTTCGATGCATTGACGTTTTGGAG GTTTCAGCCGGCATCATGTTCACCAAGGGTGTTTTGTCGTGTTTGCAATACCTCGAAGCTGTGCCTTggactgaagaagaagaagaaaaattgagaaGCCTATTCACAAGATTTAAGTTTGATGAAGCAACAACGAGAGACATCCTAGGAAGGCTTTACTTGCACGACTCAGCAGATTGCTCTTACCAGTCAAATGTAGCTCGACAGCTTGTCTGGTCTATCACAACTTGTGTGGATGTCAATGCTAGAAATGAACTAAAATCACTGGTGAAGGGTCTTCTTTGCAAAAGCTCGGTGTATGAGAAGAATCATCTTGACCTCAATAAAGACGATCTGTATTCTGTTGGCCACGCATGTTTGGACTCACTGTCAAGCCTCTTTGAGGAGGCATCAGATACCATCCCCCCTGAAAACTTAACAAAGAAAGATAAGAATAAGCCACTAATTGAACGCATCTCAAGGCAGGTTGATAACATCAATTGGTTGTTGGAAATCATGCTTGATAGACAAATAGCAGAGGACTTTGTGAACATATGGGCAGATCAGCACCAACTTGTTAAAATGCACGATAGTGCATCCCCAATGATTAGATATGAACTAAGTCGTGTTTCAGCAATTCTCTTTATTGCCATGGCTACTAGGAAATTGCAATGCCGGTTGGAAGCACGATCAGGGCTTCTTCAGGCATGGTTCCGGCCAATGTTATTGGACTTTGGTTGGCTTCAGAGATGCAGAAGAGGACTTGATATAAAGGTTTTGCAAGAAGCTATGGGTCAGACACTTCTTACTCTACCTCTAAATCAACAGTACATACTTTTCATGGAATGGTTTCGACACTTCTCAAGCCATGGAACTGAGTGTCCAAATCTAAGCAAGGCATTTCAAATTTGGTGGCGCAGGTCATTCTTAAGAGGCTCTGAAACTCATGCCATTGAGTCAAGGTAA
- the LOC106780726 gene encoding NAC domain-containing protein 82: protein MARRNSTPGFRFRPTDVELIEFFLKRKVRGKKIPSGVIAELDLYKYAPWDLPDKSVLQSGDLEWYFFCPQGKKYLSGGRLNRSTEAGYWKTTGKDRAVEHKNRVVGMIKTLVFHTGKAPKGNRTDWVMHEFRLQDKEMVDEGISQDSYVICRIFQKEGPGPRNGAQYGKPYDEKDWDTDEEIDSVQSDRVASVSTPVPIQPSGSDISNAKDIHPSTSGCAGLTSELCVSKLMPSCSAHNAIPNNQVVSVSCVSESMPSCSALSSPNCALDSVSHLSAVPFAPNYDVDSLSCVSKLMSSCLPLALAPSNLVDASSSVPELIPSCTTRPSSSSPNHQDDDNILYLLDYFKEDDDTKAVNENNGIEKVDPDQANNAECAPCLDQNVIFENLGDLDSLVGLGEGTSGQKTGLSTSDMFYVGDDMFRSWESQDFLELMDLAGPQPWQR, encoded by the exons ATGGCCCGAAGAAATTCGACTCCAGGGTTTCGGTTCCGTCCCACCGACGTTGAGTTGATTGAGTTTTTTCTGAAGAGGAAGGTTCGGGGCAAGAAAATTCCTAGCGGAGTAATCGCTGAGCTTGACTTGTACAAGTATGCTCCGTGGGATCTTCCAG ATAAATCTGTGCTTCAGAGTGGGGATTTGGAGTGGTACTTCTTTTGCCCACAGGGGAAGAAGTATTTGAGTGGAGGGAGGTTGAATCGGTCGACGGAGGCTGGGTACTGGAAGACTACTGGGAAGGATAGAGCGGTTGAACACAAGAATCGAGTTGTGGGGATGATTAAAACTCTGGTTTTTCACACCGGTAAGGCCCCTAAGGGAAATAGGACTGATTGGGTTATGCATGAATTCAGACTCCAGGACAAGGAGATGGTTGACGAAGGCATTTCGCAG GATTCCTATGTAATTTGTAGGATATTCCAAAAGGAAGGTCCTGGCCCTAGGAATGGTGCACAATATGGTAAACCGTATGATGAAAAGGACTGGGATACAGATGAGGAAATCGACTCCGTACAATCTGATCGTGTTGCTTCTGTGTCTACACCTGTTCCCATACAACCCAGTGGAAGTGATATTTCTAATGCAAAAGACATCCATCCCTCTACAAGTGGATGTGCCGGATTGACCTCTGAATTATGTGTATCAAAATTGATGCCTTCTTGCTCAGCACATAATGCGATTCCTAACAATCAAGTAGTCTCTGTTTCATGTGTATCGGAATCGATGCCCTCCTGCTCAGCACTATCTTCTCCTAACTGTGCGTTGGATTCTGTATCACATCTATCAGCAGTTCCTTTTGCTCCAAACTATGATGTTGACTCTTTATCATGTGTATCAAAATTGATGTCCTCTTGCTTGCCACTTGCTTTGGCTCCAAGCAATCTAGTTGACGCTTCATCATCAGTACCAGAATTGATACCCTCTTGCACAACACGTCCTTCATCTTCATCCCCAAACCATCAAGATGatgataacattttatatttgctAGATTATTTCAAAGAAGATGATGACACAAAGGCtgtgaatgaaaataatggaattgAG AAGGTTGATCCGGATCAGGCGAACAATGCTGAATGCGCACCATGTTTGGATCAAAATGTGATTTTTGAGAACTTAGGAGACCTTGACAGCTTAGTTGGATTGGGTGAAGGAACCTCTGGCCAGAAAACTGGACTTTCTACAAGCGATATGTTTTATGTAGGAGATGATATGTTCAGGTCTTGGGAATCCCAAGACTTTTTGGAATTGATGGACCTAGCGGGGCCACAGCCCTGGCAAAGATAA
- the LOC111240942 gene encoding uncharacterized protein LOC111240942, protein MAKVEDGGRCSDTRTAWWKGKELWFYGVHGRKKGGAERLLPLHSRCSNWASAVRMSEQKRAPLTFFLHLQSFLQRLLVQRRRALCFLMVLVMITRFNALRLKL, encoded by the exons ATGGCCAAAGTTGAAGATGGAGGGAGGTGCAGTGATACACGCACAGCATGGTGGAAGGGGAAGGAATTATG GTTTTACGGGGTACATGGAAGAAAAAAGGGAGGTGCAGAGCGATTGCTGCCTTTGCATAGTCGTTGTTCTAATTGGGCTTCGGCGGTTAGAATGTCGGAACAAAAAAGGGCACCTCTAACTTTCTTCCTTCACCTTCAATCTTTTTTACAAAG ATTGCTCGTTCAAAGAAGGCGTGCATTGTGTTTTTTGATGGTGTTGGTGATGATAACGAGGTTCAACGCACTACGCTTGAAATTGTGA